A DNA window from Corynebacterium ciconiae DSM 44920 contains the following coding sequences:
- the dprA gene encoding DNA-processing protein DprA: MISTERRHAWVYLNYVLEGPSRDVQALLSQGHSPEEIAYGIRHGESWVGTVARSAERRAHFHEEKEMLEQAEQLQTRFVCPDDPEWPREKLDRAFGFAASGTSEHLRSYAADAVAPHGLWVRGAELTAAVANSVAVVGTRAVSAYGQRATEEICRPLAENQWSIVSGGALGVDTIAHSTALEAGGCTVAVAAHGAGRCYPAKNAPLFERISTAGGCWVSEYPPHTPPARHRFLTRNRLVAALSAGTVVIEAGWRSGALNTLAWAQGLGTVAMAVPGPILGAGSLGCHDKIKRGDAQMVVSAADIMGLVGKLGESDFELQCELSFPGDPIQQLSRNELKVFDSLPCRSDHNRTAAQIAESAGLSVALTVHLLVELQRRGLVLREGVSWAKRLPEK, encoded by the coding sequence ATGATCAGCACCGAACGTCGCCACGCGTGGGTGTATCTCAACTATGTGCTCGAAGGTCCCTCCCGCGATGTGCAGGCACTCCTATCCCAAGGTCACAGTCCCGAGGAGATCGCCTATGGCATCCGCCATGGTGAGTCGTGGGTGGGAACTGTGGCCCGCAGCGCCGAGCGGCGCGCCCACTTCCACGAAGAAAAGGAGATGCTGGAACAGGCCGAACAGCTGCAGACCAGATTCGTGTGCCCCGACGATCCCGAGTGGCCGCGGGAGAAGCTCGACCGTGCATTCGGTTTCGCGGCCTCGGGTACATCCGAGCACCTGCGCAGCTATGCGGCAGATGCTGTGGCACCCCATGGACTGTGGGTGCGCGGAGCGGAGCTGACGGCAGCGGTAGCCAATTCCGTGGCCGTGGTGGGCACCCGTGCGGTGAGCGCCTATGGGCAGCGAGCAACAGAGGAGATCTGCCGCCCTCTCGCCGAGAACCAATGGAGCATTGTCTCCGGCGGGGCGCTTGGGGTAGATACCATTGCTCATTCCACAGCACTCGAGGCTGGAGGGTGCACGGTGGCGGTGGCCGCCCATGGCGCCGGGCGCTGTTACCCAGCCAAAAATGCCCCTCTATTTGAGCGCATCAGCACTGCGGGCGGGTGCTGGGTGAGCGAATACCCGCCACACACGCCACCGGCTCGACACCGCTTTCTCACCCGCAACCGGCTGGTGGCCGCCTTGAGTGCTGGGACCGTGGTCATCGAAGCCGGCTGGCGCTCCGGCGCACTCAACACGCTTGCCTGGGCACAAGGCCTAGGCACGGTGGCCATGGCTGTACCAGGGCCGATTCTCGGCGCCGGATCGCTGGGATGCCACGACAAGATCAAACGGGGTGATGCCCAAATGGTGGTTAGCGCCGCCGACATCATGGGGCTGGTGGGCAAGCTAGGGGAGAGCGACTTCGAGCTGCAGTGCGAGCTGTCCTTTCCTGGTGATCCGATCCAGCAGCTCAGCCGCAATGAACTCAAAGTCTTCGATAGCCTGCCTTGTCGTAGCGATCACAATCGCACAGCCGCTCAGATAGCGGAAAGTGC
- a CDS encoding YifB family Mg chelatase-like AAA ATPase, which translates to MALAKTISATLDGVTAFGVTVEAHIGPGLPRTDIVGLADAAITEARERIRTAVKNSDLPWPKTRIIVNLSPANVRKSGAQFDLALAMAILGARSATPLHETMFIGELGLDGELKACRGVLPMLRAAAEAGVKTVVIPRAHAREAELIDAPTVLVADTLREVYDWVTGCGGLQRVRPAEHCDPPRRSAIDLADIAGQKEAKHALEVAAAGGHHLFLVGPAGSGKSMLAAALPSILPPLNRQQQIDTTAAHSVSTHGCDDIITQPPLIAPHHSVSSAGLIGGGSGKVKPGAISLAHNGVLFLDEANAIAASVLDSLRLPLEHGKVVLNRSEKVVTLPARFQLVLAANPCACGADSDSSCTCSGAAQARYLSNITGPVRDRIDVIARTHRVGGLLSEAHPESSATVSQRVACVRALAARRWAEVNPAGCANALVPAPLLRRHYAAEDDAMAYVQAFLSAGEISQRGVDKALRVAWTLRDLDEVAHGAAPRPTLDHMARAIELRTEEGKLQR; encoded by the coding sequence ATGGCGCTTGCTAAAACGATCTCGGCCACACTCGATGGGGTGACAGCCTTCGGCGTCACCGTCGAGGCACACATTGGCCCAGGACTGCCCCGCACCGACATCGTGGGCTTAGCTGATGCGGCCATCACCGAAGCGCGGGAGCGTATCCGCACCGCGGTGAAAAATAGTGATCTTCCTTGGCCGAAAACCCGTATCATCGTGAACCTGTCGCCGGCGAATGTGCGCAAATCTGGCGCCCAGTTCGATCTCGCCCTCGCGATGGCCATTCTCGGGGCGCGCAGCGCCACACCGCTACACGAGACGATGTTCATCGGCGAACTCGGTCTCGATGGGGAGCTTAAAGCCTGCCGCGGGGTGCTACCGATGCTGCGCGCTGCCGCCGAGGCGGGAGTCAAGACGGTGGTCATTCCCCGCGCCCACGCCCGCGAAGCAGAACTGATAGACGCACCAACCGTACTGGTGGCCGACACCCTACGCGAGGTGTACGACTGGGTCACCGGCTGCGGAGGGCTGCAGCGGGTGCGCCCTGCCGAGCACTGCGACCCACCGCGGCGCTCTGCGATTGATCTTGCGGATATCGCGGGACAAAAGGAGGCGAAACACGCCCTCGAGGTTGCCGCCGCGGGCGGGCATCACCTCTTCCTCGTCGGCCCCGCCGGTTCGGGGAAATCGATGCTGGCCGCGGCACTGCCCTCGATTCTTCCGCCCTTAAACCGCCAGCAACAGATCGACACCACGGCCGCGCACTCGGTGTCCACGCATGGCTGTGATGACATCATCACCCAGCCGCCGCTCATTGCCCCGCACCACAGCGTCAGTAGCGCCGGGCTCATCGGCGGCGGCTCCGGCAAGGTCAAGCCGGGAGCTATCTCCTTAGCCCATAATGGTGTGCTCTTCCTCGACGAAGCGAATGCCATAGCGGCATCGGTGCTCGACAGCCTCAGATTGCCGCTCGAACACGGCAAGGTGGTGCTTAATCGCAGCGAGAAAGTAGTCACTCTTCCCGCGCGCTTCCAGCTCGTTCTTGCAGCCAATCCCTGCGCCTGCGGGGCGGATAGCGATTCCTCCTGTACCTGCAGTGGCGCTGCCCAGGCCCGCTATCTAAGCAATATCACCGGCCCCGTCCGCGATCGCATCGATGTGATCGCACGCACCCATAGGGTGGGTGGGCTGCTCAGCGAAGCGCATCCGGAAAGCTCGGCGACTGTGAGCCAGCGGGTGGCCTGCGTCCGCGCCTTAGCAGCACGACGCTGGGCAGAGGTGAACCCAGCAGGATGCGCCAACGCGCTGGTCCCAGCGCCACTGCTGCGGCGCCACTATGCGGCCGAGGATGATGCAATGGCCTATGTGCAGGCATTTTTAAGCGCTGGGGAGATATCTCAGCGCGGGGTGGATAAAGCCTTGCGGGTGGCGTGGACACTCAGGGACCTCGATGAGGTGGCCCACGGGGCCGCGCCGCGGCCCACGCTTGATCACATGGCTCGCGCCATCGAACTGCGCACCGAGGAAGGGAAGCTGCAACGATGA
- a CDS encoding YraN family protein gives MTLARSGSGPHTAQRRPHRPAASSTHNTQIGAAGEDHAARMYESSGARVLARNVRYRCGELDLVVEDLDGTIVFVEVKTRTGTAFGCAESVTPRKLLRMHRAALRWLERKPYTPIRFDVVLISPEGVELISGVDHGAC, from the coding sequence ATGACACTAGCTCGCTCCGGCTCAGGCCCCCATACCGCACAGCGCCGCCCACACCGGCCCGCGGCCTCCTCGACCCACAACACCCAAATCGGCGCGGCAGGAGAAGATCATGCCGCCAGAATGTATGAGTCCAGCGGAGCCCGGGTGCTGGCGCGCAATGTGCGCTACCGCTGTGGCGAGCTCGACCTGGTGGTGGAAGACCTCGATGGAACCATCGTGTTCGTAGAGGTAAAAACCCGCACCGGCACGGCTTTTGGGTGCGCTGAGTCGGTGACCCCTCGCAAGCTGCTTCGGATGCATCGCGCCGCGTTGCGCTGGCTTGAACGCAAGCCCTACACCCCAATCCGGTTCGACGTGGTGCTCATCAGCCCCGAGGGCGTGGAGCTCATCAGTGGGGTGGATCATGGCGCTTGCTAA
- a CDS encoding DUF2469 domain-containing protein, with product MSAEELENYEAEVELSLYREYRDVVSQFSYVVETERRFYLANAVELIPHTEGAEVYYEVRMSDAWVWDMYRSARFVRFVRVITFKDVNIEELDKPEMVIPD from the coding sequence ATGAGCGCCGAAGAGCTGGAAAACTACGAAGCAGAAGTAGAGCTGAGCCTCTACCGCGAGTACCGCGATGTGGTGAGCCAGTTCTCCTATGTGGTGGAAACCGAGCGCCGCTTCTACCTCGCTAACGCCGTGGAACTGATCCCTCACACCGAGGGCGCCGAGGTGTACTACGAGGTGCGCATGTCCGATGCATGGGTGTGGGACATGTACCGCTCGGCCCGTTTCGTCCGCTTCGTGCGCGTGATCACCTTCAAAGACGTCAACATTGAAGAGCTCGACAAGCCAGAGATGGTGATCCCTGACTAG
- a CDS encoding ribonuclease HII encodes MRTKKYLRTYEAELTAAQLGPVAGVDEAGRGACAGPITIAACVLPDKPVRALAEVTDSKKLSPAARARLAPLIKHHALAWSVVHIDAADIDARGIQHANISGMRRAIYALEISPGFVLIDGYRVPGLARPSLRVINGDAAARCIAAASVLAKHERDTIMNELDQRYPGYGLAGHKGYGTKLHMDAVRLKGPSPVHRYSYRNIQEACSTWKETR; translated from the coding sequence GTGCGGACAAAGAAATACCTGCGCACCTACGAGGCTGAGCTCACCGCAGCCCAGCTCGGTCCAGTCGCAGGGGTTGACGAAGCCGGCCGTGGGGCATGTGCTGGGCCGATCACGATCGCGGCCTGTGTGCTGCCAGATAAGCCCGTGCGCGCCCTTGCAGAGGTCACTGACTCCAAAAAGCTCAGCCCCGCAGCCCGCGCTCGGCTGGCCCCGCTGATCAAACACCACGCCCTCGCTTGGTCGGTGGTACACATTGACGCCGCCGATATTGACGCCCGCGGCATCCAGCACGCCAATATCTCCGGCATGCGCCGCGCCATCTACGCCCTTGAGATCTCACCTGGCTTTGTGCTTATCGACGGCTACCGCGTGCCAGGGCTCGCCCGGCCCAGCTTGCGCGTGATCAACGGCGATGCCGCGGCCCGTTGCATTGCTGCCGCCAGCGTGCTTGCCAAGCATGAACGCGACACAATCATGAACGAGCTGGATCAGCGCTACCCAGGCTATGGCTTGGCCGGGCACAAGGGCTATGGCACGAAACTCCACATGGATGCGGTGCGCCTCAAAGGTCCCAGCCCAGTTCATCGCTATAGTTACAGGAACATTCAGGAAGCTTGTAGCACGTGGAAGGAAACGCGATGA
- the lepB gene encoding signal peptidase I: MTERPDHELDATPSDSQTSPSAPKEEAASNTASSAQPQTERSQHPQPDDAEDPAAQESTAVADEDVSGEDEEQDEDTGKPWYIEIPLVIAVTLVIVFVLQTFVGRVYLIPSASMEPTLHGCPGCTGDRIVVDKLTYDFTEPSQGDVVVFKGPESWNQNFVSTRSSNTLIRGLQNIGAFIGVVAPDENDMVKRIVATGGQTVSCQEGDPGVMVDGAKVDDSYVLDPPTYPVDTANGSDACGGAYFGPIEVPEGHYFVMGDNRTNSADSRYHLGDEHQGTVPEENIIGKVRFIILPLDRIGGVD; encoded by the coding sequence ATGACTGAGCGCCCCGATCACGAGCTAGATGCGACCCCGTCCGATTCGCAGACGTCGCCTTCAGCGCCGAAGGAGGAGGCGGCTTCAAACACCGCTAGCTCGGCTCAGCCTCAGACGGAGCGTTCGCAGCATCCACAGCCAGATGATGCTGAGGATCCCGCTGCTCAGGAGTCCACCGCCGTCGCCGACGAGGATGTTTCGGGCGAGGACGAGGAGCAGGACGAAGACACCGGCAAGCCGTGGTACATCGAGATCCCGCTGGTGATCGCCGTGACCTTGGTGATCGTCTTTGTTCTTCAAACCTTCGTGGGGCGGGTCTATCTCATTCCTTCGGCTTCTATGGAGCCCACCTTGCACGGCTGCCCCGGCTGTACCGGCGATCGCATTGTGGTGGACAAACTCACCTATGATTTCACCGAGCCCTCACAGGGCGATGTGGTGGTGTTCAAGGGCCCAGAGTCGTGGAACCAGAACTTCGTATCTACTCGTTCGTCCAACACGCTGATTCGCGGCCTGCAGAATATCGGTGCCTTCATTGGGGTGGTGGCCCCAGATGAGAACGACATGGTTAAACGCATCGTTGCCACGGGCGGCCAGACGGTTTCCTGCCAGGAGGGTGATCCTGGAGTGATGGTTGATGGCGCCAAGGTGGATGATTCCTATGTGCTTGATCCGCCCACCTATCCGGTGGATACCGCGAACGGCTCAGATGCCTGCGGCGGCGCGTATTTCGGCCCCATCGAAGTGCCTGAGGGCCACTACTTCGTGATGGGTGATAACCGCACCAACTCCGCCGACTCCCGCTACCACCTTGGTGATGAACACCAGGGCACGGTGCCGGAGGAGAACATCATCGGCAAAGTACGCTTTATCATTTTGCCCCTCGACCGCATCGGCGGCGTCGACTAG
- the rplS gene encoding 50S ribosomal protein L19, which yields MNILDKVDAASLRDDIPTFRPGDTVDVHVKIIEGGNQRVQVFRGVVIRRQGGGIRETFTVRKVSFGIGVERTFPVHSPNIDHIDVITRGKVRRAKLYYLRNLRGKAAKIKERR from the coding sequence ATGAACATTCTCGACAAGGTAGATGCAGCATCGCTGCGCGACGACATCCCCACCTTCCGTCCCGGTGACACCGTGGACGTGCACGTGAAGATCATCGAGGGCGGCAACCAGCGCGTCCAGGTCTTCCGTGGTGTTGTGATCCGTCGTCAGGGCGGCGGCATCCGCGAGACCTTCACCGTCCGCAAGGTGTCCTTCGGCATCGGTGTGGAGCGTACCTTCCCGGTGCACTCCCCGAACATCGATCACATCGACGTGATCACCCGCGGTAAGGTTCGCCGTGCGAAGCTCTACTACCTGCGCAATCTGCGCGGTAAGGCTGCCAAGATCAAGGAGCGCCGCTAG
- a CDS encoding DUF1648 domain-containing protein — protein MNQHLPRRPFVTAYLVLPLVVLLLFVAWGLLVLLPALPSTVASHWGWSGAPDGFSSPSSLIVQMVALLGGIAVVMGAVSVRMRLSSLGASAVLLTGFTLALLLDVLWPQRGLSEHQVQEFRSAWLPGLLTMIVFVAAAALLNRWVRRATLAALEEDHRQLLSGSPRRVWEEHSRRIPWWILALAVPGAAVGFLSPAAAILVLGLMWLSIESGALLSPLRLELFDAALVLRSPEPMVYALQDIHRVDALKHIGFWDAGGYGIRYTGSAVFIIPHAGNAIRLHTDTQPVSIVVPDGQAAEIAAEISEMIKPEGSSA, from the coding sequence ATGAACCAGCATCTTCCTCGGCGCCCCTTCGTCACTGCCTACCTTGTGCTCCCTTTGGTTGTGCTGTTGCTTTTTGTCGCGTGGGGCCTGCTCGTTCTTCTCCCTGCTCTTCCCTCAACCGTCGCCTCCCATTGGGGCTGGTCGGGCGCTCCCGACGGGTTTAGCTCCCCTAGCTCGCTGATCGTTCAGATGGTTGCCCTACTCGGTGGAATCGCGGTGGTGATGGGCGCGGTGTCTGTTCGGATGCGTCTATCCAGCCTCGGCGCCTCGGCTGTGCTGCTGACTGGATTCACGCTGGCGCTGCTGCTGGACGTCCTGTGGCCCCAGCGCGGGCTGAGCGAACACCAGGTACAAGAGTTTAGATCCGCCTGGCTTCCTGGCCTACTCACCATGATCGTCTTTGTTGCCGCTGCAGCTTTACTAAATCGCTGGGTGCGGCGGGCAACACTGGCGGCACTCGAGGAGGATCATAGGCAGCTCCTTAGTGGCTCGCCTCGGCGCGTCTGGGAGGAACACAGCCGCCGCATCCCCTGGTGGATCCTCGCGCTCGCCGTGCCCGGCGCGGCGGTGGGGTTTCTCTCCCCTGCTGCGGCCATTCTGGTATTGGGGCTGATGTGGCTCAGCATTGAATCTGGAGCTCTGCTGAGCCCCCTGCGCCTTGAGCTTTTCGACGCCGCGCTCGTCCTGCGTTCCCCCGAGCCCATGGTGTATGCCCTTCAGGACATCCACCGTGTCGATGCCCTGAAGCACATCGGTTTCTGGGATGCCGGCGGCTACGGGATTCGGTACACCGGATCAGCGGTGTTCATCATTCCCCACGCCGGTAACGCCATCCGGCTGCACACCGACACGCAGCCGGTGAGCATCGTCGTGCCAGACGGGCAGGCCGCAGAGATTGCCGCGGAGATCAGCGAAATGATCAAACCCGAAGGATCGAGCGCGTAA
- a CDS encoding thiamine phosphate synthase has protein sequence MGVAVDYRCYLVSAADDPTRVVDTAVRCARAGAGVVQVRSKPISARDLYQLSRAVALAVHEVAPHTRTLVDDRLDVALALRDEGVPIAGVHLGQDDIPVRAARALLGDDAIIGLTTGTRELVAAANEVADVIDYIGCGPFRPSPTKDSGRAPIGLEGYPDLVQLSALPVVAIGDVQPSDAEALAATGVNGVALVRALHHAEDPGAAVAQVLRGFNRG, from the coding sequence ATGGGCGTAGCCGTTGATTATCGCTGTTATCTTGTGAGCGCCGCCGACGATCCCACCCGAGTAGTAGACACCGCGGTGCGCTGCGCCCGCGCCGGGGCTGGGGTGGTGCAGGTGCGTTCAAAACCTATTTCTGCCCGTGATCTCTACCAGCTCAGCCGCGCCGTGGCGCTGGCCGTGCACGAGGTGGCACCACACACGCGCACGCTGGTGGATGATCGTCTCGATGTGGCTCTTGCGTTGCGCGACGAGGGGGTCCCGATCGCGGGGGTGCACCTAGGCCAGGATGATATTCCGGTGCGCGCCGCGCGAGCGTTGCTGGGCGATGATGCCATCATTGGGTTGACCACCGGCACGCGCGAGTTGGTGGCCGCAGCTAATGAGGTGGCTGATGTGATCGACTACATCGGCTGCGGACCCTTCCGCCCCAGCCCCACCAAGGATTCTGGGCGCGCGCCCATTGGCCTCGAGGGGTATCCGGACCTCGTTCAGCTCTCTGCGCTACCGGTGGTGGCTATTGGAGATGTCCAACCCAGCGATGCCGAAGCTCTCGCCGCTACGGGCGTTAATGGGGTGGCGCTCGTGCGCGCCTTGCATCACGCTGAGGATCCCGGCGCGGCGGTAGCTCAGGTGCTGCGGGGGTTCAACCGTGGCTAA
- the thiO gene encoding glycine oxidase ThiO produces MAKVTIIGAGIVGLATAFSLTRRAHQVRLIDPSPASGATHYAGGMLAPVAEVQYRQEKLFPLMKDAARYWPELIAHLAEHTALPLGFDDSGTLVVAADHADGQHLEELALYQHAFAMPAERITTRQARTEEPALSPRLTGAVSIPGDFQIYPRVCAEALLDACRTLGVCHIAEAVTHLKAAERVTAIHTTESVYEVDEDEQVVLAAGLGAGEITGWDNPLQLRPVYGDILRVRVPAALQPLCTKVVRAFVEDRPVYIIPRAVDQTIAIGASTREDHLREPKVGAVYDLLRDAIRILPGLEECELIEAATGARPGSPDDLPYLGRARARNLIVSTGYFRHGILLSSWAARRTTELIEGLAPEDLQHCDPYRHERSHTL; encoded by the coding sequence GTGGCTAAGGTAACGATCATTGGGGCCGGGATTGTTGGCCTTGCTACAGCGTTCAGTCTCACGCGGCGCGCTCATCAGGTGCGGCTGATCGATCCCTCCCCTGCCTCTGGGGCTACCCACTATGCCGGTGGGATGCTCGCCCCGGTGGCGGAGGTGCAGTATCGCCAGGAGAAGCTGTTTCCGTTGATGAAGGACGCGGCCCGCTATTGGCCTGAGCTGATTGCCCATCTGGCCGAGCACACCGCGCTTCCATTGGGCTTCGATGATTCCGGCACGCTCGTTGTGGCCGCCGATCACGCCGATGGCCAGCACCTTGAGGAGCTCGCGCTGTATCAACACGCTTTCGCTATGCCGGCTGAGCGCATCACCACTCGCCAGGCCCGCACCGAAGAGCCGGCGCTCAGCCCTCGACTCACGGGGGCGGTGAGTATCCCAGGAGACTTTCAGATATATCCCCGCGTGTGCGCCGAGGCACTGCTCGACGCCTGCCGCACGCTGGGGGTTTGCCATATCGCCGAGGCTGTCACTCATCTCAAGGCCGCGGAGCGGGTCACCGCGATCCACACCACTGAGTCGGTCTATGAGGTAGATGAGGACGAGCAGGTGGTTCTGGCCGCAGGCCTCGGCGCGGGTGAGATCACTGGGTGGGATAATCCGCTGCAGCTGCGTCCTGTCTACGGCGATATTCTGCGCGTGCGGGTTCCCGCCGCCCTGCAGCCGCTGTGTACCAAGGTGGTGCGGGCCTTTGTGGAAGATCGTCCCGTCTACATCATTCCGCGTGCGGTGGATCAGACCATCGCGATCGGCGCGAGCACCCGCGAGGATCATCTGCGCGAGCCGAAGGTGGGGGCTGTTTATGATTTGCTTCGCGACGCCATCCGCATCCTGCCCGGCCTCGAGGAATGCGAGCTCATCGAGGCCGCCACCGGTGCTAGGCCCGGATCTCCCGATGATCTTCCCTACCTCGGCCGCGCCAGGGCCAGAAATCTCATTGTCTCCACCGGCTATTTCCGCCACGGTATTTTGCTCAGCTCCTGGGCCGCACGCCGCACCACCGAACTAATTGAAGGCTTAGCCCCGGAGGATCTACAGCACTGCGATCCCTATCGGCACGAACGATCACACACCTTGTGA
- the thiS gene encoding sulfur carrier protein ThiS: MFTLTINDTPESFASPTTVAEVVQRHTGSTETAGIAVAVDATVVPAADWSDYTLQADHTVDILTAAQGG; the protein is encoded by the coding sequence ATGTTCACCCTGACGATCAACGACACCCCCGAGAGTTTCGCCTCCCCCACCACCGTGGCGGAGGTGGTGCAGCGCCACACCGGCTCGACCGAGACCGCAGGCATTGCCGTGGCTGTGGATGCCACGGTGGTGCCAGCCGCAGACTGGTCTGACTACACCCTTCAGGCCGATCACACCGTTGATATCCTCACCGCCGCTCAAGGGGGCTAA
- a CDS encoding thiazole synthase produces MLRIGKHEFSSHLIMGTGGATSHEILEQALVASGTRVTTVAMRRHAGRTHSSGESIFELLTRLNIATLPNTAGCRTARDAVLTARLAREALGTDLIKVEVIADEHTLLPDVVETLDACEQLLLEDFTVMAYTSDDPVVAQRLEHIGVHAVMPLGSPIGTGLGIVNEHNLELICSRAKVPVLLDAGVGTASDAARAMELGCAGVLLASAVNRAQDPVAMATAMKLAVQAGAHARAAGRIPLRRHAQASSSFEGLASWADTVL; encoded by the coding sequence ATGCTGCGTATTGGTAAACACGAATTTTCCTCGCACCTGATCATGGGTACCGGCGGCGCCACCTCCCATGAAATCTTGGAGCAGGCGCTGGTGGCCTCTGGCACGCGCGTGACCACGGTGGCAATGCGGCGTCACGCCGGCCGCACCCACTCCAGCGGGGAATCTATCTTCGAGCTTCTCACCCGCCTCAATATCGCCACCTTGCCCAACACGGCCGGCTGCCGCACCGCCCGGGATGCGGTGCTCACCGCCAGGCTTGCCCGCGAGGCCCTCGGTACCGATCTCATCAAGGTAGAGGTGATCGCCGATGAACACACCCTTCTGCCGGATGTGGTGGAAACTCTCGACGCCTGCGAGCAGCTTCTGCTCGAGGACTTCACCGTGATGGCCTACACCTCGGACGATCCGGTAGTCGCCCAGCGCCTCGAGCATATCGGGGTGCATGCCGTGATGCCGCTGGGATCTCCCATCGGCACCGGGCTAGGCATTGTCAACGAGCACAATCTAGAGCTGATCTGCTCCCGCGCGAAGGTTCCGGTGCTTCTCGACGCCGGAGTCGGCACCGCCTCGGACGCAGCCCGCGCCATGGAGCTCGGCTGCGCAGGGGTGCTCCTAGCCTCAGCGGTCAACCGTGCCCAAGATCCCGTGGCCATGGCCACAGCAATGAAGCTCGCGGTGCAGGCCGGAGCCCATGCGCGCGCCGCTGGCCGGATCCCGCTGCGCCGCCACGCCCAGGCATCCTCCTCCTTTGAGGGCTTGGCCAGCTGGGCCGATACGGTGCTCTAG